The genomic segment CGCCGGCGGCATGATGGTCACCCGACAGCGCATGGCAGATCAGCACCGCGTTGCTGGCGTCGGCATTGAGCGCGCCGTAGGTTTCCACCATCAGGTCGAAGCGCGGCAGCGTCTTGCCGGACTCAAGCTGCAGCGGTGACTCAAACGCCAGCTTCTCCGGCGCAACGACGCCCACCGAGCCGGGGGCCGACAAAGTTGCGCTCATCTACCTCAGCACCCCCGGCAGCGGCACCAGCCGGCTCAGCACTTGCAGCGCGATAATCACCGCCAGCGGCGACAGATCAAGCCCGCCAATGGGCGGAATAAAGTTGCGCACAGGGCGCAGCAGCGGCTCGTTGATGCTCCACAGCACCGTGGCCGCCGGGTTCTGGGTGCCCGGACCCACCCACGACAAAATGGCCTGGACGAACAGGGTGAAGGTGTAAAGCGCCAGCAGCATCACCAACAACTTGAGCACTGTGTAAAGCAGCGCCGAGCCGACGCCCACCTGGGTGCCCACCAGCGTCACCACCGCGTAGACAAACGCCAGCGCACTGAGCACCAGCCCCACGCACACCGCCAGATTGATGCCCCGCACCGATGGCATGAAACCTTTCAGCCAGTCGGTCGGGAAGCGCGTCGCCTGCCAGACAAATTGCGAGATGGGGTTATAAAAATCGGCCTTCACCACCTGCAGCAGCAGGCGTAGCCAGAACACCCAAATCACCAGCTCCAACACCGTGGTGACCAGAAAAAACAATGCTTGATTGCCGCCGGACATGCTCAGAGGCTCCCTGTCGATGGGGGCGCCGGCGTGCGCAGCGCCAGGCTGCGTTGCGCCGCCGCCAACGCCGCGTCGTGTACGCGGGCTGTCAGTTGACCGTCTTCAAACGCGGCCAGTGCGGCTTCGGTGGTGCCGCCCTTCGAGGTCACATTGGCACGCAGCGTCGCAAGGCTGTCATCGGCCTGCTCGCGGACCAAGGCCCCCGCGCCGATCAACGTCTGTCGCGCTAGGCGCGCCGCGAGGTTCGCCGGCAAACCCAAGGCCTCGCCCGAGGCCGCCAGGGCTTCGGCGAAGCGGAAAAAGTAGGCCGGGCCGGAGCCCGAGATGGCGGTGACGGCGTCCAACAGTACTTCGTCGTCTAGCCACTCGCAGGGGCCGGCTGTGGCCAGCACGGCTTCGGCCTGGGCGCGTGCCGCGTCGGAGGTGTCCTTGGGGGCAAACAGCACCGTCATGCCGGCGCCGACCAAGGCCGGGCTGTTGGGCATGCAGCGAACGATGGCGCAGCCCTGTGGCAGATCGACAGCCAGCTGTTCGACCGTGAGTCCCGCTGCAATTGATACGACCGTGCAATCGGGCGCGACCCGCAGATTGCGCAGCGCGTCGTGCATTTGCTGCGGCTTGACCGCCAGCACCACAATCTGGTGGCTGAGCCGTCCGGGCTGGGTGGCCGTTGCGTCGACGCCGTAGTCGGCAGCCAGACGCGCGGCGCGCGAAGGGTCGGTTTCGATCACGCTGATCGCCGACGGTGTGTGACCGTTGCGCAGCAGACCGCCGATCAGCGCCGCAGCCATATTGCCGCCACCGAGAAAGGTGATGGCATGGTTAGGATCGAGTGGCGGCGCAGCGGGTGTCGGGGTCACAGGCACAGGGAACCGAGAAATGGCCGCGTATGATAGGGCAATCTCCACCGCTTCCAGATGGCCCACCATTGGACGACTCCAACGTCTCCGCTCCCGGCGCTGCCGATCTGTCGCGTTTGCTCGGGCGCTACCAAAAACTTATCGACAGCGCGCGCGTTTACGACGTCGCGCAGATCACGCCCCTACTAGAAGCCACGCAGCTCAGCCAGCGGCTGGGCAATCGCGTGTGGCTCAAGCGTGAAGACCTGCAGCCGGTCTTCAGCTTCAAGCTGCGCGGCGCTTACAACAAGATTGCGCACCTGACGCCCGCCGAGCGCCAGCGCGGCGTGGTGACGGCCTCGGCCGGCAACCATGCGCAAGGCGTGGCGCTGGCCGCGCGCAAGTTGGGATTGACCGCCGCCATCGTCATGCCGCGCACGACGCCGGGCGTCAAGGTCGACGCGGTGCGGCGTCTGGGCGGCAAGGCCATCCTTCACGGCGATGCCTATGACGAAGCGCGCGAACACGCGCTGGCGCTGGCGGCCGAGAAAGGCATGACCATGATCCACCCCTACGACGATCCGCTGGTGATCGCTGGGCAGGGCACCATTGGTCGCGAGATTCTCGACCAGTGCCCCAAGGTCGATGCGGTGTTCGTCTGTGTCGGCGGTGGCGGACTGCTGGCTGGCGTCGCGGCCGCCATCAAGGCCGTCAACCCCAAGGTCAAGATCATCTCGGTGGAGCCTGAAGACTCCAACTGTTTCGCCGCCGCCATGGCCGCCGGCCGGCGCGTGACCTTGCCGCAGGTGGGGCTGTTTGCCGATGGCGTGGCGGTCAAGCAAGTCGGCGAAGAGTGCTTTCGCGTCGCCCGGCATCTGGTCGATGAAACCCTCACCGTCAGCATTGATGAGATCTGCGCGGCCATCCGCGACGTGTTCTACGACCAACGTGCCATGCCCGAGCCGGCGGGTGCGCTGGCGGTCGCCGGCATCAAGAAGTGGGTCGCCGCAAAGGGCGTCAATGGCCTGAACCTGGTCGCCACGCTGTCGGGCGCCAACGTCAATTTCGACCGCCTGCGCCACATCGCCGAGCGCGCCGAGCTGGGTGACGAGGCCGAAGCCCTGCTTGCGGTCACCATCCCCGAACAGCCGGGCAGCTTCCGCAAGTTCCTGAAGCAGATCGGCCGCCGCTCGATTACCGAGTTCAACTACCGCCACGCCGTCGATGGTGATGCGCACGTCTTCGCCGGGATTCGCACGCCGGACGGCGAGCCCGAGCGGGTTGCGCTGATCAATAAGCTGCGCGAACACGGCTACCCGGTGGTCGACATGACCGCCAACGAAATGGCCAAGATGCACGTGCGCTTCATGGTCGGCGGCCGCGCGCCGGGCCTCAAGGACGAGCGCCTGTTCCGCTTCGAGTTCCCC from the Polycyclovorans algicola TG408 genome contains:
- a CDS encoding YggT family protein, producing MSGGNQALFFLVTTVLELVIWVFWLRLLLQVVKADFYNPISQFVWQATRFPTDWLKGFMPSVRGINLAVCVGLVLSALAFVYAVVTLVGTQVGVGSALLYTVLKLLVMLLALYTFTLFVQAILSWVGPGTQNPAATVLWSINEPLLRPVRNFIPPIGGLDLSPLAVIIALQVLSRLVPLPGVLR
- the proC gene encoding pyrroline-5-carboxylate reductase, whose product is MTPTPAAPPLDPNHAITFLGGGNMAAALIGGLLRNGHTPSAISVIETDPSRAARLAADYGVDATATQPGRLSHQIVVLAVKPQQMHDALRNLRVAPDCTVVSIAAGLTVEQLAVDLPQGCAIVRCMPNSPALVGAGMTVLFAPKDTSDAARAQAEAVLATAGPCEWLDDEVLLDAVTAISGSGPAYFFRFAEALAASGEALGLPANLAARLARQTLIGAGALVREQADDSLATLRANVTSKGGTTEAALAAFEDGQLTARVHDAALAAAQRSLALRTPAPPSTGSL
- the ilvA gene encoding threonine ammonia-lyase, biosynthetic; its protein translation is MLGRYQKLIDSARVYDVAQITPLLEATQLSQRLGNRVWLKREDLQPVFSFKLRGAYNKIAHLTPAERQRGVVTASAGNHAQGVALAARKLGLTAAIVMPRTTPGVKVDAVRRLGGKAILHGDAYDEAREHALALAAEKGMTMIHPYDDPLVIAGQGTIGREILDQCPKVDAVFVCVGGGGLLAGVAAAIKAVNPKVKIISVEPEDSNCFAAAMAAGRRVTLPQVGLFADGVAVKQVGEECFRVARHLVDETLTVSIDEICAAIRDVFYDQRAMPEPAGALAVAGIKKWVAAKGVNGLNLVATLSGANVNFDRLRHIAERAELGDEAEALLAVTIPEQPGSFRKFLKQIGRRSITEFNYRHAVDGDAHVFAGIRTPDGEPERVALINKLREHGYPVVDMTANEMAKMHVRFMVGGRAPGLKDERLFRFEFPERPGAALDFLSAIGSRWNISMFHYRNHGAAYGRVLCGLQVPRGEWTACREALNTLGYPWWSESDNPAYPLFLGTESAR